A single region of the Syngnathus acus chromosome 6, fSynAcu1.2, whole genome shotgun sequence genome encodes:
- the ptprz1a gene encoding receptor-type tyrosine-protein phosphatase zeta isoform X1: MDGCRLQVALHIFLTLQQVGAYTYRNQRKFTEDMDWSYAGTLNQNNWAKKFPSCSNAKQSPIDVEENLARVELRYQHLRLDGWENLTGRRTTIKNDGKTVVLDVDGDFHVSGGGLASKFKAGRITFHWGRCNASSEGSEHSLDGVKFPLEMQIYCFEPQRFDSFQQSVKSGGRLTALAVLFEAISEEDNANFAPVIDAVDSVSRYGKSAQVAPFAPRALLPDSTDKYFIYNGSLTTPPCSETVEWIVFKNTVPISARQLETFCEVMTMQQAGYVMLMDYLQNNFRDQQRNFMGQVFSSYTGTEELLTPVCSSEPENVEVAAYNLSSLLVTWERPRAVYDSAIERYSVSYKMAEDGEDAAPSEYLTDGDQDVGAILDELLANRSYELQVVALCANGLYGRLSDPLTFTLPADGPGDALIADSNQFDDEGENEPPDPWLNGPAQTEDYNRFWITTKAPASPTLGEPGQHAVAASKTDSTSSQPPEGSAGSSFTTPQYANARDHQGGVRPKFSENSKAGPNSTAPNGGEGVPSNGTPVTSSNPMSTPAKTTFDWMNRTAVVTATEKTTTGQPMNMTTIKSTAVNTTSGMTPYSNADKTDTNTTETMTTKTNDTERPATNVTVTETASMNATTAMSSNMTWPLKNTDVNETTNTTPVTNQTVTMTTGLATKPTNKTASLNMTTEMSSNPTENKTTNMSWPLNKTASATPATNQTMTRPATKTTNKTASMNTTTEMSSDPTENKTANMSWPLNKTASATPATNQTMTRPETKTASMNMTTEMSSDPTVNKTTHMTWPLNKSTNTTPATNQTTTKTGQVTETTSMNTTTPNKQAKNQTATLIKPLNKNTSMTNTKSMATNLTRLSDQIITTSSVQMDPREGQTTPKTVNTGNGGGDVVQGEPPGASHPRGSTTPSMPQFSSTKSWRSHVLLPTMPPLSKGERLAVLPASWSPSSLLYAAAEPQASPWSVPSARLHELSPCSTLVLPPHQIPASPNSQPAPFSADDSASFSRADRTEAPQFGTVSPSVGRRAGTAPPPRRDPVSRPVLSFAGDLASFSSGDSTEVSESGASEESLSLSPALQPSVLFSSNPPLPAATPGLMPSFVEFLGYGTEGTPDSFPPESGDGGFSDTICGCSLEPSVSWPHTSPFVPLGTSTLGLGADLLMSSLGASSFSGAASSGPVVLLSPSSPPPSFLPATHNAPPVSVAALATEPASSARPPSVPTAPGVSEPEVDQERDSIPPSASGESALPRSTDPATLGSGQTHGDLDDVSSAFFFDGESGSAAGSGRASAALPSVIAVPAPIFPEDSGSGQAENPLDGDGSSDFSIPERTQSESEKEEEPVADVSDSSHESRVGSVREGERKAVVPLAVISTLTGLGLLVLVGILLYWRLCFQTAHFYVDESACPRLAADATAFTWGNLSADAKKEEKDFVSLALCLPDEKAALPVQDFVQRVSELHRTKGFQRKFELLKESYEEVQACAADVAMTSETSSHPDNNGKNRYSNILAFDHSRVRLTAADNGRDYINANFVDGFKMRHAYIAAQGPLKSSTDDFWRMIWEQKVGVIVMITNLLEKGRRKCERYWPVDAPEDYGGLLVAPKSVRELAHYTRRTFSVTDVKKASGKRRDRERAVTQYHYTQWPDMGVPEHASPLLSFIRRSSRARTANMGPVVVHCSAGVGRTGTYVVLDSMLRQMRHEDAVDVDGFLRHIRTQRNYLVQTQEQYVFIHDALVEAILCGDTELAASDLHAYVGRLLTPLRDGGTPLEQQLELLNAQAANAQAANDDATALHDDNRQKNRSGSLLPAERSRVRLSPCAGDTSDYINAAYVTGYSRSKEFIITQNPLPSTLKDFWRMIWEHDVRVIVSLPGPERAQGEEEEEEQPCVFWPGKGEPLRCRNLTVTQTCEKVVCLANEDALLVQHVAVGAAQDDFVVEVRLYRAPRWPHPDRAISDTFLLLRLLLEETPTEGGAVVLLDRAGGVTAGTFCALLSLMGQLRDGRRVDVFGAARMINLARPGTFCKREHLEFLYEALLSVLDEPQEERQQDQDQDQDEVNEAHRGREERRLWKSGGGAARQERNGAVAPAGGESATPDSLDSLV; this comes from the exons atgGACGGCTGCAGGCTGCAGGTCGCGCTGCACATCTTCTTGACGCTCCAACAAG TGGGAGCCTACACGTACAGGAACCAGCGCAAGTTCACCGAGGACATGGACTGGTCGTACGCTG GAACGCTGAACCAGAACAACTGGGCCAAGAAGTTTCCGTCGTGCAGCAACGCCAAGCAGTCGCCCATCGACGTGGAGGAGAACCTGGCCCGGGTGGAGCTGCGGTACCAGCACCTGCGCTTGGACGGCTGGGAGAACTTGACGGGCCGGCGCACCACCATCAAGAACGACGGCAAGACCG TGGTGCTGGACGTGGACGGCGACTTCCACGTCAGCGGCGGCGGCCTGGCTTCAAAGTTCAAGGCGGGGCGCATCACCTTCCACTGGGGGCGCTGCAACGCCTCCTCGGAGGGCTCCGAGCACAGCCTGGACGGCGTCAAGTTCCCCCTGGAG ATGCAGATTTACTGTTTTGAGCCGCAGCGCTTTGACTCGTTCCAGCAAAGCGTCAAGTCTGGAGGACGCCTCACAGCTCTGGCGGTGCTCTTTGAG GCCATCTCAGAGGAGGACAACGCCAACTTTGCCCCCGTCATCGACGCCGTCGACAGCGTCAGCAGATACG GTAAAAGCGCCCAGGTGGCGCCCTTCGCGCCGCGGGCGCTCCTGCCCGACTCCACGGACAAGTACTTCATCTACAACGGCTCGCTGACCACGCCGCCTTGCAGCGAAACGGTGGAGTGGATCGTCTTCAAGAACACCGTCCCCATCTCGGCCCGGCAG CTGGAGACCTTCTGTGAGGTGATGACCATGCAGCAGGCGGGTTACGTGATGCTGATGGACTACCTGCAGAACAACTTCCGGGACCAGCAGCGCAATTTCATGGGTCAGGTCTTCTCCTCCTACACCGGCACCGAGGAGCTCCTCACACCAG TGTGCAGCTCGGAGCCGGAGAACGTTGAGGTGGCCGCCTACAACTTGAGCAGTCTGCTGGTGACGTGGGAGCGGCCGCGGGCCGTCTACGACTCCGCCATCGAGAGGTACTCGGTCAGCTACAAGATGGCCGAGGACGGCGAGGACGCCGCGCCCTCGGAGTATCTGACCGACGGAGACCAGGATGTG ggggccaTCCTGGACGAGCTGCTGGCCAATCGCAGCTACGAGCTCCAGGTGGTGGCGCTGTGCGCCAACGGCCTTTACGGACGCCTCAGCGACCCGCTGACCTTCACCCTGCCCGCCGACGGCCCGG GTGATGCTCTGATCGCAGATTCAAACCAATTTGATGATGAG GGGGAGAACGAGCCACCGGATCCATGGTTAAATGGACCTGCGCAAACGGAAGATTACAATCGGTTTTGGATTACCACCAAAGCGCCTGCGAGCCCGACTTTGGGAGAACCCGGCCAACATGCCGTGGCGGCCAGCAAGACAGACTCAACCTCCAGTCAGCCACCGGAAGGCTCCGCCGGGTCCTCGTTTACGACTCCTCAGTATGCAAACGCAAGAGACCATCAGGGCGGGGTGAGGCCAAAGTTCTCTGAAAACAGCAAAGCGGGCCCAAATTCGACAGCGCCGAATGGGGGTGAAGGTGTTCCCTCAAATGGGACCCCCGTGACTTCAAGCAATCCAATGAGCACCCCCGCAAAAACGACCTTTGACTGGATGAACAGGACCGCAGTGGTGACTGCAACGGAGAAGACAACCACGGGCCAGCCAATGAACATGACCACGATCAAGTCCACCGCCGTCAACACGACGAGCGGAATGACTCCATATTCAAACGCAGACAAGACCGATACAAACACGACCGAGACAATGACGACAAAGACAAACGACACCGAGAGGCCAGCAACAAACGTGACCGTGACCGAGACTGCGAGCATGAATGCGACGACAGCAATGTCTTCAAACATGACCTGGCCACTGAAGAACACAGACGTGAACGAGACCACAAACACCACCCCGGTAACAAACCAAACCGTAACCATGACCACCGGGCTGGCGACCAAGCCCACAAACAAGACCGCAAGCCTGAATATGACGACGGAAATGTCTTCAAACCCGACTGAAAACAAGACCACAAACATGAGCTGGCCACTGAACAAGACCGCAAGCGCGACCCCAGCAACAAACCAAACCATGACCAGGCCAGCGACCAAGACCACAAACAAAACCGCAAGCATGAATACGACGACGGAAATGTCTTCAGACCCGACTGAAAACAAGACCGCAAACATGAGCTGGCCACTGAACAAGACCGCAAGCGCGACCCCAGCAACAAACCAAACCATGACCAGGCCAGAGACCAAGACCGCAAGCATGAATATGACGACGGAAATGTCTTCAGACCCGACTGTCAACAAGACTACACACATGACCTGGCCACTGaacaaaagcacaaacacGACCCCAGCGACAAACCAAACCACAACCAAGACCGGGCAGGTGACAGAGACCACAAGCATGAATACCACGACTCCAAACAAACAGGCAAAGAACCAAACGGCGACCTTGATTAAACCACTCAACAAGAATACAAGCATGACCAACACTAAGAGCATGGCCACAAACCTGACCCGTCTTAGCGACCAAATCATCACAACGTCGTCCGTCCAAATGGACCCACGCGAAGGGCAGACCACACCCAAAACAGTAAATACCGGAAATGGTGGTGGTGACGTGGTCCAGGGTGAGCCCCCAGGGGCATCTCACCCGCGAGGGTCTACAACTCCCAGCATGCCTCAGTTTTCAAGCACAAAGTCTTGGCGGAGCCACGTTCTTTTGCCGACCATGCCTCCGCTGTCAAAGGGTGAGCGCCTCGCTGTCCTCCCCGCCTCTTGGTCCCCCTCTTCCCTTCTGTATGCTGCCGCAGAGCCCCAAGCCAGCCCCTGGTCTGTCCCCTCCGCCCGCTTGCATGAGCTCAGCCCTTGTTCCACACTGGTCCTGCCGCCTCACCAGATCCCTGCTTCTCCCAACTCCCAACCTGCCCCCTTTTCCGCTGACGACTCGGCGTCTTTCTCTCGGGCCGACCGCACCGAGGCGCCGCAGTTCGGGACGGTCTCCCCGTCCGTCGGGCGGCGCGCCGGCACCGCCCCGCCGCCTCGCCGAGACCCCGTTTCTCGTCCCGTTCTCTCTTTTGCCGGTGACTTGGCGTCTTTCTCTTCGGGTGACTCCACCGAGGTGTCGGAATCGGGAGCGTCCGAGGAATCGCTGTCCCTCAGCCCCGCTTTGCAGCCGTCGGTTCTGTTCTCGAGCAATCCTCCTCTTCCGGCTGCCACTCCGGGTCTGATGCCGTCGTTTGTCGAATTCTTGGGGTACGGAACAGAAGGCACGCCTGACTCCTTCCCGCCCGAATCGGGCGATGGCGGCTTCTCCGACACCATATGCGGTTGCTCCCTGGAGCCTTCGGTATCCTGGCCCCACACCTCGCCGTTCGTCCCCCTCGGGACCTCAACTTTGGGTCTCGGTGCGGATCTCCTCATGAGTTCTTTGGGTGCCAGTTCTTTTTCTGGGGCGGCTTCTAGTGGCCCGGTGGTTCTGCTCTCGCCCTCCTCGCCGCCGCCCTCCTTCCTGCCGGCCACTCACAACGCCCCGCCCGTTTCCGTTGCAGCCCTCGCAACCGAGCCCGCGTCGTCGGCACGGCCGCCTTCCGTCCCCACGGCACCTGGTGTCTCAGAGCCCGAGGTAGATCAGGAGCGGGACAGCATCCCGCCGTCGGCCTCGGGTGAGAGCGCCCTTCCTCGTTCCACGGATCCCGCCACTTTAGGATCCGGACAGACGCACGGAGATTTGGACGACGTCTCCTCGGCGTTCTTTTTTGACGGCGAGAGCGGGAGCGCCGCCGGGTCCGGGCGAGCGAGCGCCGCCTTGCCGAGCGTAATCGCGGTCCCCGCGCCTATCTTCCCCGAGGACAGCGGCTCGGGTCAGGCCGAGAACCCGCTCGACGGCGACGGCTCCTCGGACTTCAGCATTCCTGAGCGAACCCAGAGCGAGTcggaaaaagaggaggagcCAGTGGCAG ACGTGAGCGACAGCAGCCACGAATCCCGAGTGGGCTCCGTCAGAGAGGGCGAGAGGAAGGCGGTGGTCCCCCTGGCCGTCATCTCCACGCTCACGGGCCTCGGGCTCCTGGTCCTGGTTGGCATCCTGCTCTACTGGAG GTTGTGTTTCCAGACGGCGCATTTCTACGTGGACGAAAGCGCCTGCCCGCGCCTTGCCGCCGACGCAACCGCGTTCACATGGGGTAACCTCAGTGCCgatgcaaaaaaagaagaaaaagatttCGTTTCACTTGCACTTTGCCTTCCAGATGAAAAAGCCGCACTTCCCGTCCAAGACTTTGTCCAACGTGTCTCCGAGCTTCACCGAACAAAGGGATTTCAGCGCAAGTTTGAG CTGCTCAAAGAGAGTTACGAG GAGGTGCAGGCGTGCGCGGCGGACGTGGCCATGACCTCGGAGACGTCCAGCCATCCCGACAACAACGGCAAGAACCGATACAGCAACATCCTGGCCT TCGACCACAGTCGAGTGCGACTCACGGCGGCCGACAATGGACGAGATTACATCAACGCTAACTTTGTGGAC GGCTTCAAGATGCGCCACGCCTACATCGCAGCACAGGGGCCGCTCAAGTCCAGTACGGACGACTTCTGGCGCATGATCTGGGAACAGAAGGTCGGCGTCATCGTGATGATCACCAACCTGCTGGAGAAGGGACGC AGGAAGTGCGAGCGGTACTGGCCCGTCGACGCGCCCGAGGACTACGGCGGCCTACTGGTGGCGCCCAAGAGCGTCCGAGAGCTGGCCCACTACACTCGGCGGACCTTCAGCGTCACCGATGTGAAAAAG GCTTCCGGGAAGAGGCGGGACCGGGAACGAGCAGTCACGCAGTACCACTACACGCAGTGGCCCGACATGGGCGTGCCCGAGCACGCCTCGCCACTCCTCAGCTTCATCCGCCGCTCTTCTCGGGCCAGGACGGCAAACATGGGCCCGGTGGTGGTGCACTGCAG CGCCGGCGTGGGCCGCACGGGCACCTACGTGGTGTTGGACAGCATGCTGAGGCAGATGAGGCACGAGGACGCCGTGGATGTGGACGGGTTCCTCCGACACATCCGCACGCAGAGGAACTACCTGGTCCAGACGCAG GAGCAGTACGTGTTCATCCACGACGCCTTggtggaggccattttgtGCGGCGACACGGAGCTGGCGGCCTCGGACCTTCACGCCTACGTGGGGCGGCTGCTGACGCCGCTGCGTGATGGCGGCACGCCGCTGGAGCAGCAGCTGGAG CTGCTGAACGCCCAAGCGGCAAACGCCCAAGCGGCAAACGACGACGCGACCGCTCTTCACGACGACAACCGGCAAAAGAACCGAAGCGGCTCGCTGCTACCGG CGGAGAGGTCGCGAGTGCGTTTGTCGCCGTGCGCCGGCGACACGTCCGATTACATCAACGCGGCCTACGTGACG GGCTACAGTAGGAGCAAGGAGTTCATCATTACCCAGAATCCTTTGCCAAGCACCCTCAAGGACTTCTGGAGGATGATTTGGGAGCACGACGTGCGGGTCATCGTGTCGCTGCCGGGACCCGAGCGCGCTCAG ggtgaagaggaggaggaggagcagccgTGCGTGTTCTGGCCCGGCAAAGGGGAGCCGCTCCGCTGCCGGAACTTGACCGTCACTCAAACGTGCGAGAAGGTCGTGTGCCTGGCCAACGAGGACGCGCTGCTCGTTCAGCACGTGGCCGTGGGGGCCGCGCAG GACGACTTTGTGGTGGAGGTGCGCCTGTACCGCGCCCCCCGCTGGCCCCACCCGGACCGCGCCATCAGCGACACCTTTCTGCTGCTACggctgctgctggaggagacACCCACCGAGGGAGGGGCCGTCGTGCTCCTTGACCG CGCGGGCGGAGTCACCGCCGGGACTTTCTGCGCGCTCTTGTCTCTAATGGGCCAGCTCCGTGACGGACGGCGCGTCGACGTCTTCGGAGCGGCCAGGATGATCAACCTCGCCAGGCCCGGCACCTTCTGCAAGCGC GAGCACTTGGAATTCCTGTATGAGGCCTTGCTGAGCGTGCTGGACGAGCCCCAAGAAGAACGTCAACAAGATCAAGACCAAGACCAAGACGAAGTCAACGAGGCCCACCGAGGCCGAGAAGAGCGCCGGCTATGgaagagcggcggcggcgccgcaCGTCAGGAGCGCAACGGCGCCGTCGCGCCAGCAGGGGGCGAAAGCGCCACGCCAGACAGCCTCGACTCTCTCGTGTGA